Genomic window (Lycium barbarum isolate Lr01 chromosome 2, ASM1917538v2, whole genome shotgun sequence):
GTGAATCATGCaacgaaatgccaaaaaaaaaaatgtttctttcatttatttcacgaattgcaaaaaaaaaaaaaaaaaaaaaaaaccaaaaaaacctatttcgtgatttgtgtcacgaaatgcaaaaaaaataaaaaaaatacaaattactttcttttttattcaggaaataaaaaataattaaaaaagaaggcatttcgtgaattgatacacgaaatgcaaagaaaaaaaaataataaatcaatttcttcatttaattcacgaaataaaaaaaaaaaaccacctaTTTCATGGATTGTATCACGAACTGTCCATTTGGGTCTATAAAAAAAAAGCATACCATTTTTGTTCAATGTATGCAAAACAAACCCATTTTGGCTCCGAGCTCGGCTGTTATTAGCTCAAGTTATATCTGTATcggaaaaaggctcataaatacccttaaCCTATTGTTAGGAGCGGTGTTCAATCTATATCTATCACTGATCCCACTACTCCTGCTGCTCTTTTAAGGCTTATGTTTCATGACTGTCAAGTTCAGGTTTCATTACATGCACTTTTATTTCTTCTAAAATTTAATTGGTTAATTAACCTAACACTATTACAGAAAAGCTTTTCAGCTTTTTGCAAAATTTGAATAATACATATGGGGTggtttttcatttcttttttgaATAAACTAAATTAAAGACATCCTTAATGACATTTGTTTATTTTTAAACGTTGGTTTTTTTTCGATATTTTAAGAAACTGAAAAGGAATTTTGGAAAAATTATTTTAGTTACTTTGAAAAAGAATGGCTAGCTAGTTTCATTTGTAATGGCTAGTTAGTTTCATTTGTGCTTGCCACCTTCATTTTTGGAATTTACAAAATCACGAGACAGTTTTCGTCTGCCTTATCAGTCGAGACTACTTAATGTGAGTTTTTGTTGTTCTTAATGATCAACTATTTAAAGCACGTTAAAGTGGTAAATTAAAGACTAGGTCTTTATATCGATCCTAAGTTGGACATAGAATTTAGATTTCGTAAGTTCAATGTAAGCATGATGAAGATGAAAGTCCCACATTAGAGATGAATGAGATTCTTGGACTTCTTATATGGCTTGATAATTTTCCTCCCTTTGAGCTGACTTTTGGGATTGAGTTAGGCCAAAAATTCATTTAACAAAGCATATGTAGTTTATTATGTACATAATTTTTAAATGTTTTTCCAGTTATATGTATGACCCAAGTCAAACAAATTGAGTGCCACTACATATTTAATTATCCTAGATACGCATCATGCTGGGAGATTAAGTCACGGTAAATAACCCGTTACAACAGATAAATTGTACTAATTGTGTAAGAAACTACACTATAAggatatatataacttaaacctTATTTCAATAATCAATATCAGCGATTTCAGCAAAAACTTTTGGGAATATTGGCAGGGGTGTGATGCTTCCATTCTGGTGGATTCAGAGAGTAATAATTACAAATCAGAGATTAGATCAAGCAGAAACATGGGAATAAGAAAGAGAGAAGCAGTGAATTTGCTTAAGTCTGTGGTGGAAGTACAATGTCCACAGCGAGTATCATGTGCTGACATTCTAATTTTGGCAGCACGTGAAGCTGTTTTCAGTTCTGGTGGTCCGAGAATAGATGTTCCTTTGGGTCGCAGGGATTCTTCAAATCCAACAAATTCAGCCTTAGCAGATTCCTCACTTCCTCCTTCAAATGTGGGAGTCGATGACATGCTTCGTCTTTTCGAACAAATAGGACTTTCCCTTGAAGAATCTGTTGCCATCATTGGTACGTATGTTGTAAGATTTTCATCTTAATTGCTACTACCTTCTACTTTGGATGTAACGAACTTAATGAAGAACTCAACTATGCAATCCTAAGGAATTGAAcagatttgagagaaagaaagagatggtATTATTGAGACTGACAACAAAAAAGAATGAGTGAATCGAGTATTTGACTCTTCTAACAACCAGCTAATCATTGTGGCTAACCCCTTAAACCAACTAACCGAATATTAACCACCCATAGGAAAAGAACAATATAACCCCCAACTATACATTTTATACAATTGAGTTGacatactcccttcgtctcatttTAAATTTCTTACTTTCTTATTTGGAATGTCTAAtaagagtgtctctttctatatttattaAGTTTTCTAATTCCAACATTTTACCTGAcaagtttaagatcacaagatttaaTTAAAGGCccacacacatctttaatttaagaccacaagattcaaaagtctccctttatttcttaaacttcgtgtctaatCAAACTAaaacacataaattgggacggaaggagtataaaATTGGACTATAAGATTTACCATAGTGGAGTATAGAAACTTGTACGTACTTCTCGTTTTCCCAATTTCTGAAATTTTAAACATATATTTCTCAATTCTTGGTGTCGAACTATTTTGGTTAGTCGCCCTTCTCTAGGATTTGAAATTTTAGTTTCTAACAAATCAAATTTAACTAATTAAATAATGTTATACGATTAAACTGTATATTCTAAGAGTACCTATGGGAATCTTACACACAATAGACGATCCAATTCTCACAGTTCCCTTTCTCCATGGAGcagaatttttttttgaattagaAGTTACTATTTCTCATATAATTTAGAAATTAGAAGTGGGACAACATTGCAACTATGTATTGTTCAAATTATTTCTGTATCATCACgttttattttcaaaacatagATTAGCTTATAAACAAGTAACTAGTTCAGTTGAttctaaaaaaatatatactaaaTTAGGTGTATGAATTATGTTCCGATACAAgcatcaaaataaataaataaaaatgtcaAATCTCTTTAAAGTTTAAGTTTTTAGATGACCATTCACACAAGTTTAATATGGTACtcactctgtcccaatttatgtgatacacttttctttttagtctgtctaaaaaataatgatacttttgtatatttagaaataatttaacttaaaagtTTCCCTTTTACTTTTAGTGAAATGATTTACGGTGCATAAATATGTATgatttgttttagatcacaagtttaaaaaatcttcctttctttcttaaaatacgtgcctagtcaaactatatcgtataaattgggatggagggagtactaaaCTTATCAACCTTACAAATTTCATGTACTTGAGAACTTATTAATCTTAATGCAGGGGCTCACACACTAGGAGTAGCACACTGCTTCAACATTGAAAGCAGGCTATATGATGACCCAAAAAGTGAACACGGAAGCGCGTTTGAGATGTACCTAAAATTGCGCTGTCCACAAGGTTCTTTAACCTCAAACATTAGCGTTGTGCTTAATGAACCTACAACACTTACATTTGACAACCACTACTTCATCAATACCATTAATGGCCGGGGAGTTTTGACGATTGATGCTGAAATCCCTTTCGATCCTCGTACTGTTCCCTTTGTACAACGCTTTGCAGCTGATCAAGACGCGTTCTTTCAGACTTTCTCGTCTGCTTTTGTCAAGCTTTCTACTTCTGGGGTTCTCACTGGTTCTCAAGGCATGATCAGAAGAAGCTGTAATGCATTGAATTGAGAAAGTATTGATTTGGTCTACATGGTGCGGCATTACGCTGTTTCTATGTTGCTCGATCCTCCAAATATGTATTACTTTTCGAGGATTTGAGCAACATAACACTATTTTGGCCAGTGAAATAAATTTTTTAGGATTATGTATTTCTTAAAGAGAATAAGTTAGTAGCTGAAGCCCGCATCTATACTAGTTGCATAGAATAATTTATAGATGGCTTGTAGTTTGATGGAAAGAATAAAGTATTTGTATTGTCTCTTAGAAAAGTTATTTAAGGCCATTTTGATTTATCAAGCATCCTCACTTTGGGGAAACATGTTTGTTAagatgaattttgtgcttgaaCAGGAAAGCTTAAAAGGATGAGAAAACATTATTGGCTAGAACAACTTCGTTCTGTCTGGCAAATAATGGAGATGAAAGAACAACCATCGTGCCCTTTTTCTCATTGTCGTATGCTTTAAGAACCCTGTTGGACATACGTTGAAATTAACACAGAAATTGATGTAACGTGATTCCATGTATGAAAAGGATAGTCATAGTACCATGTATGAAAAGGATAGTCATAGTAgctgcaaaaataaaataaaattaaggaaATAAAAATATTCAAAGGAATAATATAAGCACAACTAAAATACTCAATAATGGCTATACAGAAAAAATTTATCAAACTGAAGAGAGAAAGTAAGAGGCTttacttaataactcaaaactctGGAATCTCACTATAATGAAAATATGTCACAGAGCACCTCTATTTATAGTACTAGAAAACCAAAATAGATTAGGACCAGAAAAACTTATTCCACtatggatttgataaataaatcctaactagaGATGAATTAAATAAACTAAATCCTAAACAATTAGGTTTCCTACTCTTGATTTATTTCCTACATAGTCTCTCTTAAACCAAGATCTTCAAACTTGATCATGCCCATCTTCTTCAACTTTATGAACAACTTTGGTTTTAGTGGCTTTGTGAAAACATCAGCAACTTGTTCTTCGTCTTGCAATAATCAATAACTATCTCTTTATCTTGAACCAAATCACGAATGAAGTGATATTTAATGTCAATGTGTTTGTTGCGGTCATGAAAAACTGGATTCTTTATTAACTCAGTCGCAGACTTGCTATCACTAAATATTTTTGTAGGACTATCTTGCTTGTGTTGAAGAAATCCAAGCGTCCTTCTTAACCATAATGCTTGTGTTAGCACTACTTGTTGCGGCCATGTACTTTGCTTCAGCAGTTGACAAAGCAACAACTTGTTGCTTTTTTGAAGACCAAGAAAATATATCAAACCCCAAATAAAATGCATGTCCAGAAGTACTTTTTCTTTGCATCATATCACCAGCCCAATCACTGTCTATAAATCCAACAAGACTACTAGCATTAGTCTTTGAATAAAAATGTCATCAGAGTGCGTACCTTAAACATATCTCAAAATTCTCTTAACTGCTTGCAAGTGTGATTGACGAGGCAACTCTATAAATCTGCTAATTAATCCAACTCCATAAGTaatatgtcaggtcttgtagaaGTCAAGTACCTTAGACTCCCTACCAATTTTCTAAAATATGTAGCATTAACAAAATAACCAGTTCCATTTTTAGTCAGCTTCAATTTTTCTTCAACAGGGGTCAAAATTGGCTTGGCTTTGTCCATATTAAATCTCTTCAAAATATCACCAGCATATTTTTTCCCAGAGATAAAAATTCCATCTTCAAATTGAGAAACTTCAATGCCGAGAAAATAAGACATTAATCCTAAATTAGTCATCTCAAACTGGCTAATCATGGCCTCTCTAAATTCATAAATTAGTTTGGGATTATTGCCAGTAAATATTAAGTCATCCACATATAAACACACAATGAGAGTGTCTCCACCAGAATTGAATTTGACATATAGTGTATGCTCACAGGGACATCTATGAAAACCATGTCCAATAAAATAAGAATCAATACGAGTATATCAAGCTCTAAGAGCTTGTTTCAACCCATATAACGCCTTCTTCAACTTGTAAACTTTATTTTCTTGACCTTTTTTGACATACCCTGCAGGCTACTCAACATACACTTCTTTCTCAAGAACACCATTCAAGAAAGCTGATTTCATAGTCATTTCAAAAAATTTTCAGCAATTATTGGCAGCAAGAGAAATAATCATACGAATTGTATCAAGTCTTGCAATAGGTGCAAATACCTCAAAATAATCAATACCTTTTTTCTGCTTGTATCCTTTAACAACTAATCTTGCCTTAAAGCAATTAACTTTTCCAGTTGGTTTGTATTTGGTCTTGTATACCCACTTGACTCGAATTGGCCTTTTCGAATGTGGTAAAATAGTCAATTCCCATGTGTTATTTTTCTCAATAGCATGAATTTCTTCATTCATTGCATGTATCCAACAATCATCTTTCGCAGCTTCCTTAAAAGTAACTGGATCACAGTTTGCAAATTGAGCAAAATTCCCAATATCATCATCAGATAAATCATTATCATTACCAACAACATAATCTCGCAAACGGGCTGGTAAATGGTGATGTCTTTGAGGGCGATTGGATGTCTCTATTTGAACAGGTTGTACTATTTGTTCCTCTTGATGTCTGCTAGAACTTCCTTCCTCTATGACTGAAATTATTAGTTGAGACGTGGAAGGCTTAGGATCCTTCTTTGACCAATCGCAGGCTCTCTGCTCATCAAAGGTAACATCTCTgctaataattattttttctatATCTGGATTAAATAATTTGTAACTCTTTTCTCATGACTGTAGCCAATAAAAATGCACTTTTCTGCCTTATCATCTAATTTCTTTCTAAAAAAAACAGGAACATGAGCATAAGCAAGCCAACCAAATACTTTTAGATAAGAAATACTTGGTCTCTTACCTGTCCAAATTTCTTGTGGAGTTTTTCCACAATTAGATCGAGTAAGACACCTACGTAGATCATAAATTGCACAGGAAATAGCTTATGCCCAAAAAATCTTTTGGAATATTTTTGGAACGCATCATAGATCTCACCATATCCATCACTATTCTATTTTTCCTTTCAGCCacaccattttgttgaggagTATATCTAGCTGTCAATTGATGCTTAATACCATACTTCTTTAAATTATCACACACAAGAAACTCAGTTCCCCTATCACTTCTCAATGTCTTAATAAAATATGCACTTTGCTTCTCTACATAAGCCTTGAGGTCTTAAAAATTTCACATGCatcaaatttatttttcaaaaaatataccCAAGTCTTTCGGCTAAAATGAACAATGAAAGTAATAAAATACTTACTACCTCCATTAGATGGAACTTCAACTGAGCACAAGTCTGAGTGGATTAACTCCAATGGTGCATTAGCCCTCCAAGCTTTGCCTTTTTGAAAAGGTTCTCTGTATTTCTTTCGCAAAATACAAGACTCACACTTTCTGTCAGGAAAATCAATAGAAGGAAAACCATCAACCAAATTCTTTCTTGCAAGAAAATTCAAACTCCCAAAATTCAGATGCCCAAAGCGTAGATGCCACAACCAAGTATCATCACAATTCACAGAACTAAAGTAAGGGAATAAAGAGGCCATAAACGACTATTATTAATCTTTATTCTTGCATTTAGGTCTATTTTATCATCACTGATAGTTCCCATTCCGTACTTAAAACGCAAATCATAACCTTTTTCTGCTAGTTGCCGCAAACTCAATAAATTGTGATGAAGACTCGAAACAGAATATACATCAGATATAAAATGAGAAGATCCATTTTTTGAATTAATTGGAATTTTCCTCTTCCAACAGCAGACACCTTTGCATTATTGCCAAGTCTTACTATAGCTTCAAATGATTCATCCAGATCAACAAATAATTTCTTATTATTTCCAGACATGATTGCTACAATCAGAATCAATAAACCATTCATTCcctttattttcttcgattgctGAGCTAGAAAACAATAATGTCTCTTGTTTATCTCCATAATTTTCAGCCATCTTTACATGTTCTTTGCTATTTTTAGATTCATTGTACCAATAATCACGTTGGTAATGTCCATATTTTCTGCAATTATAAGTGTGTTTGGtatggtttttcaattttttcatatttggttggtcaaaatgtcttgaaaaatattttctctagggAAACAAGTTCCTTGAAAATGAGCAAAATGACTTTCTTAAtggaagtgtggaaaacaagttccacaagtaacatttcaagttcattgtctcctccccacTCATCCAACACCCCCAACCCTTATCCCTCGACCTTCCCACACCTCGCCACCCCCGAACCCCCACTCCCACTACACCACCCAAAatacccccaccccaccacctAACCACCCCTACACCCCCACTACCTCCCTCTCCACCCCTATAATTAACCACCTACCCACCCCTACTCCTATCACCACCTAGCCCCAACCCCTACTTCTCACCTACCTACTACCAGCCCCTATCTCTCAACTTTGCAAAACTAGGCACTTTGTGATAATAGTAACTTTCAAAAATAGCAACTTCACAAAAGTAATCACTTTACAAAAGTAGCcgctttttaaaaatattacttGTGAAAAGTAGCTATTTTTCAAAAATAGTCGTTTTGCAAAAGTAGTCACTTAAGAAAATAGTCACATTTAGAAAATAGTCATTTCGTGAAGTAGATACTTGTTAAAAATAGTCACTTTTTGAAAGTAGCCAattttcataaatagtcatttttTGAAAGTAGTTACTTTTAAAAACTAACTACTTTGCAAAAGTAACCATTTTTTAAAATAGCCTCTTTGCGAAAGTAATAAAATAACCATTTTTGTAATGTGCCCTTTCTAAGATAGCAGCCACTTTTGTAAAGTAGCCATTTTTAAAGAGTGACACAAAAATGGCTAATTTCATAAAGTGGCCATTTTTTAAAAATGACAAAAAGTGGCAATTTTATACATTTGCATTTTCTGTCATTTTGCAAGAAATACATTTTTGCAAAAATATCTATCTTTATGTCACTTTTCAAAAGATGACCAATTTACAAAAATAGCCATTTTTTGtgtcatttttaaaaaaatggctAGTTTACAAACATAGTCACTTTTTTGGGTTGTCTTTCAAAGTGCAACAAACATAGTCACTTTTTTCGGTTGCCTTTCAAAGTACAAAGtagtcatttttttttgttgtcttaGAAAAAGACCACTTGCAAAGGTATGCACATATTTGGTTATCTTATAAAAATAGCCACTTTGTGAAAGTAGCATCTATATCGAAATGCGGGGTGGGGTAGTAGGGAAGGTTGGAatgtagggggggggggggggggggtaggaggTGAGAGGTAGTGAGCTGGGGGGTTGGAGGTGCATGTGATTAGGGGGTTTGGATTGGTATTTCCGTCAAACCAAACACCAGAAATTATTTTTCACATCCAACCAAACACAAGAAAtcattttctaggaaaacatttcccatcataccaaacacatcCTATAACACTGAACATTTGATTTATCATGtctttgaaaattttgattaCTCTGTTGTTCCCTCTTGAAATTATTATCATTTCTCTGTTGATAGGAAAAATTACCTCTACCACGGGCTCAATAATCGCCTCTACCACCACCTTCTCTACCTCTAAAATTGTGACCTCTTGGATTTGTTTTAGCCAGATGTGatgtttcttcttttctttagGTTGATCCACCTTTTCTTGCAATGCCTCATCAATTGTTTCAGTTGTTTGTTGTTCAGGGACATCTCATATGTCACTAATTCATCTTCTAAATCACCAAGTGTCAAAGTCCTAAGATCTTTGGTGGCCTTAAGAACCGTCTTCTTAGTGTGAAAATTTTATACTCAAGGACCGCAATATTTTTTCAGCAACTTTAACTTGGTCTAATGCTTCACCATTAGTTGTCATATCGTTGACAATATCAATAACTCTTGTAAAAATTCTTTGACAGACAGTTGGTTTCGTTTGGGCCAACTCGTACTGTCTTCTAAGCTCTTGCAATTTGACTTTCCTTACGTCTTCGGATCCTCGATGTGAATTCACCAAATTTTTTCAAGCCTCCTTTGCCAACTTTGCATGTCAAAATTTATTGTATACATGCAATTGGACCTCGCTGTCAAGGTAGAAACGCGCCTTATAATCCAATTGTCTATTTCTCGCCAATTCTTTAACTGCTTCACCGGTCAATGTTGTGCCGTTTGGGGTTTCCAAAAACCCTGTATCAATAATGAACCATAGTCCAACAACATTGAAGAAATTCTTCATCTGTTGATACCAattctcaaaattattttaccatcAAACACAAAAATGGGACAATttgataaatatagaatatccatATTCTTTTATAAGTGTCAGATCTCACACGAGGCTTTGGTCGGATCTCAcacaggctctgataccaatttgaatgaaataaaaatactcaaaggaataatataaggacaagtaaaagacTTAACAATGGCTATATAGAAGAAATTTATTAAACTAGAGAGAGAAGGTAGAAGACTTTACTTGAAAACTCAAAACTCTTGAATCTCACTACAATGAAAATATGTTACAGGGCACCTTTATTTATAATACTAGAAAATCAAAATAGACTAGGATTGGAAAAATCTATTCCAATATGGATTTGATAATTAAATCCTAACTAGACATATCTATAAGCTGAATTGAAACAAGAAACTAGAAATAGTATAATATCAAGTGTTTATTGTATATATTTCTTAGATTGATGTTACAACGAAATGAGAagtcctatttatacttggactCAGGGGTACACATTCCACGAATTATGCCTTATGCCCCCATTAATTTTACAAATTAATGTTATAGTAATGATAGAAAGTAAAGATGACAATAATGACTATTAATATCCCATGGGAAGCGCAAAGTCTTCATGTATCAGTTGACCGTTGGCCTCTTCAACCGGTGCCTTCTAATATCATGAATTCCCTGGGGACATGAATCCTAATGAGCTTTCGGTGCCTTTGAATACCTCCGGGGGCATTGAGTGCTAACTTAGATCCGATTCATCCCTATTGACACATATCACCATGACATACATCCAGTTGTATTCTACAAATTTTCCCCAATACATATAGTCCCCCCATTTTTTCGGGACTCGAACAGATGTGACAGGGAAGGGGAAAGGTTCACACCCGTTTCTTTTGGCAGGAAATGAAACATCCCATCCCTTCATTTGGTGTGACAATTATCAGAGTTGCCACTGCATGCTTTCACTGATGGTGCCGCCGATTGTCATTTAATAACGATACACAACTCCTCATTTTACGAACATAAATGTTTTTCTTCCATATATAAGCATAAGATTCCCTCAATAACTTATATTCTTCTCCAAGTTATTTCTTACCTTTTACGCACTCAATTCTTTTGGGGAAAAGATTAAGCACCCTATTCCTTTCGTAAAAAAAATCCTATTCTGACAATGGCTTCCCCTAATCCATCATTTATGTCTTCTTCCCCCTCTCTCCCCTCAGAGGGACAAGGAGAGGAGCATTCTGATACAACCTCACACAGGCAAGGGAAAGCCCCCGTGCATTCAATCACCCAAGAAATTGAATTAGGTTCCCATGCTGCCGACATCCTTCCTCTCGACTGCGCATACCAAGGGTATTTTCAAATCGATAATCTTCATGAATCGTGGGCAAAATCAGTTCTCTGATCACCAGCGAAAATATTTCGCAAGTCTACGTGGATTGCAATTGGGGCGCCGAAGTGGTGGCTTTACCAGTGGGCAAAGAGGGGCGGATGACAACACATTGAGGGCTTCACCATGACCCATACTTATCTTTTTACTATAGGATTCACGCTTCATGTCCCATAACTTTTGTTGCTAGTACTAGGTTTGCCTCGGTTAACCTGCCTTTCAATTATGAAGAATGATTTACTGCGTTTAGGATTTGGCCGACCGCGCCAGAATGGCCTTCACTATTGACCACCTGATGAAAATCTACTTTCCTCGATTGTTCCGGGGAGGAATGATCCATCTATACCCTTGAGGTTCTCGTGGACTGATTACCAGTGCCGAGGATGACTTCGATGGCGGTTGGTGCATGGTGTGACCGGTTCGTCATGATCCGCATCGATTTCCTTCACCGTGCCTCCCCTAAGCCTTTTTCGGAAGCTTGGAATAACACACGTAAGCATCGACACTCCATTGTTATTGTTTTAGACCCCTCCACCCTATCCTTTtcctatatatacatacatcTGATTCCTCATTTTTAATAATTTTGCAAATTCTCACAGCCGCTCCCGTGGAGCTCGATTTTGTGTACGGAATGTTCGATTAGGTAATGGACCTGCTGAGAGCTTCTCCTGATGTCGTTAGACGTCGAAGAGTCTGAACTCCAACTGGTGGAAAGGAAAAAGCCATGGTAAGGTATCTAATCCTACCTTCGTATGTTTTTCATCTAGATTCTCCGTACTCACAGTTCCCTTTTTTTCCCCTGTTACTTGTTAGGCATTCCTACAAGAAGGTCGGCTGCTTGGAGGATTCCTTTGCGTGAACATCATTCATGCTGTATCCTGGGCCTCGAGCAGCCGGAAACGTAGGGCCTGTAGTCTTATACAACCTGCCGAGATTCCCACCGAAGGAATTGGGTCCCGGTGAGATGATGATGAAGCAGTGAAAGAGGATCTATCGAGCCATGGAGATGAGGCTCTTGAGATGCCCACACTTCGGAGGGACAGGGGTCATTTCCTGAGGCTCCGATGGCTCAACCTCGCTCCACCAATCGTGGCGAAAGCTCCGACCCTAAGCAAGAACAGGATCCGGATATGAAATTTTTGTTGTCATAACTTGTCGATCACCTCCTCCACAATCACACAACTATAATTACCACAATAGACATGGCAGGGAGAGCTGTCACCACACCGACAGATGATCTGCTGAACTAAAAAAAATGTCAGCTTTTTGTCGAAGTGGAAATGTTCCGGTCGAGGCATCGAGAATCTGAGTCCTTGAAACATTCTATGAGGTTGAACTATGATGAAGTCAAAGAGAATTTGGAGGAGTGAGAGGAATCTCTCCGGTCCCTGACCTTTAACCACTAGAACCTTCAGTCCTGGGTCCACCCAATGGAGGCTGAGCTGGAGACCGTCCGAGGACAGTTGGCTTGTTCAGTAGCTTCTAGAGTTTGGCTCCAAAATTGGTGCAAGAAACTTCCGCTCCGTTGCATTTTTAATGAACACAAAGAAATCCTAATCCATGACCTCCCCATTCTAGAGTCTCGTCGGGATACCTTCAAGGATGCGCTCGAAAACAAGCTGGATCTCTCCACAGCCCTACTGGAAGCTGATGTTGATCAAGGTGCTGCAGAATCTATGATGGCTA
Coding sequences:
- the LOC132626721 gene encoding peroxidase 29 isoform X1 translates to MFHDCQVQGCDASILVDSESNNYKSEIRSSRNMGIRKREAVNLLKSVVEVQCPQRVSCADILILAAREAVFSSGGPRIDVPLGRRDSSNPTNSALADSSLPPSNVGVDDMLRLFEQIGLSLEESVAIIGAHTLGVAHCFNIESRLYDDPKSEHGSAFEMYLKLRCPQGSLTSNISVVLNEPTTLTFDNHYFINTINGRGVLTIDAEIPFDPRTVPFVQRFAADQDAFFQTFSSAFVKLSTSGVLTGSQGMIRRSCNALN
- the LOC132626721 gene encoding peroxidase 29 isoform X2, with the protein product MFHDCQGCDASILVDSESNNYKSEIRSSRNMGIRKREAVNLLKSVVEVQCPQRVSCADILILAAREAVFSSGGPRIDVPLGRRDSSNPTNSALADSSLPPSNVGVDDMLRLFEQIGLSLEESVAIIGAHTLGVAHCFNIESRLYDDPKSEHGSAFEMYLKLRCPQGSLTSNISVVLNEPTTLTFDNHYFINTINGRGVLTIDAEIPFDPRTVPFVQRFAADQDAFFQTFSSAFVKLSTSGVLTGSQGMIRRSCNALN